The Impatiens glandulifera chromosome 8, dImpGla2.1, whole genome shotgun sequence genome includes a window with the following:
- the LOC124913348 gene encoding zinc finger protein JAGGED-like has product MAVVGSGGGYRKKKSSCGKDYESAGKVYECRFCSLKFCKSQALGGHMNRHRQGFDLIYHELERETETLNKARQLVFGADSFSPSQSSLQHLGGQTIPHGGLSYHQTVGNIATSDPTVLVPFRSPLYPPSRLISTGSSSSTLIPSPPSNSLFVSTYPSHYHNHQWAANEYYMGHVISSGANPIYGVHEDGCHYTCIGAPVGQSFLHGSGSERGHRD; this is encoded by the exons ATGGCAG TTGTAGGATCAGGAGGGGGCTATAGGAAAAAGAAGAGTAGCTGCGGAAAAGACTATGAATCTGCTGGGAAAGTCTATGAATGCAGGTTTTGTTCCCTCAAGTTTTGCAAGTCTCAAGCTCTCGGTGGACACATGAACCGCCATCGTCAAG ggtttgatttgatttatcaTGAATTAGAAAGGGAGACAGAGACTCTTAATAAGGCTCGTCAACTGGTCTTTGGAGCTGATAGCTTTTCGCCGTCTCAGTCTTCTCTTCAACATTTAGG AGGACAAACAATTCCACATGGAGGCTTGAGCTATCACCAAACAGTAGGCAACATAGCAACATCTGATCCAACAGTACTGGTCCCCTTTAGATCACCATTATATCCTCCATCTAGGCTTATCTCTACtggttcatcatcatcaacccTAATTCCTTCTCCTCCATCTAATTCGCTATTCGTCTCAACATATCCATCTCATTATCATAATCATCAGTGGGCCGCTAATGAATATTATATGGGTCATGTTATTTCTTCTGGAGCAAACCCTATCTACGGAGTACACGAAGATGGGTGTCACTACACTTGCATCGGCGCTCCAGTTGGCCAATCGTTTCTTCATGGCTCTGGATCGGAACGAGGGCATCGGGACTAG